A portion of the Candoia aspera isolate rCanAsp1 chromosome 18, rCanAsp1.hap2, whole genome shotgun sequence genome contains these proteins:
- the LOC134507207 gene encoding arylacetamide deacetylase-like 4 has protein sequence MVSWWKKSARLLVAGAAYPAVFLLSVVIQFAQTAVPPGIDQPMKLRFCQTLLISGLILGIILEELGLYTLPELLRILTNGIPPSRDPSLVIQNQKFDGVPVRIYWSKTAPTTQRKAIVYFHGGAGILGSIDAYERILRHIAKEGDSVVVAVGYGLGPENPFPNQYAECLKATVYLMKHAGDYGVDRSRIVISGDSCGANFATRVCQLLVNRSDLPKVHAQVLIYPGLQAMDLSLPSYQQNRRSPLLWRRLVAYFCCRYLNKPTSFIDGILEGSHVPKATRLKYQKWVSASNIPDQFKARGYKPQDPSLCNFNPQLYEGVKEALTETFSPLFAEDAIVCKLPQTFLLTCEFDILRDDGLLYLKRLRDNHVPVTWSHVENGVHGIAIAFGYCLLSFPSARRVVHDVCNFIRRL, from the exons ATGGTGTCCTGGTGGAAAAAATCTGCCCGACTCCTCGTTGCGGGCGCTGCATACCCAGCCGTGTTTCTGCTTTCGGTTGTCATCCAGTTCGCCCAAACTGCGGTACCTCCTGGGATCGACCAGCCCATGAAACTCCGCTTCTGCCAGACTCTCTTAATCTCGGGATTAATTTTG GGAATCATTTTAGAGGAGCTGGGCTTGTACACCTTGCCTGAACTCTTACGGATCTTGACTAATGGAATTCCCCCGTCTAGGGATCCGTCACTTGTCATTCAGAACCAGAAATTTGACGGGGTGCCAGTGAGGATCTACTGGTCCAAAACAGCACCAACTACGCAAAGAAAAGCCATAGTTTACTTCCATGGAGGAGCTGGCATTTTAGGAAGCATCG ATGCCTACGAAAGAATCCTGCGCCACATTGCCAAGGAAGGGGATTCCGTTGTCGTTGCGGTTGG GTACGGACTTGGGCCAGAGAACCCTTTCCCAAACCAGTATGCCGAATGTCTGAAGGCTACGGTCTACCTCATGAAACACGCAGGAGATTACGGCGTAGACAGGTCCCGTATTGTCATTTCTGGAGACAGCTGTGGGGCTAACTTTGCCACGCGGGTTTGCCAGTTACTGGTCAACCGGAGTGACCTCCCCAAGGTCCATGCCCAAGTGTTGATCTACCCAGGTCTGCAGGCCATGGACCTCTCCTTGCCGTCCTACCAGCAGAATCGCAGATCTCCCCTCCTATGGCGCAGGCTGGTCGCCTACTTTTGCTGCCGCTACCTTAACAAGCCAACTTCCTTCATCGACGGCATTCTGGAGGGCAGCCATGTTCCCAAGGCCACCAGGCTGAAGTACCAGAAGTGGGTGAGTGCCAGCAACATCCCCGACCAGTTCAAAGCGAGAGGCTACAAACCACAAGACCCCTCCTTGTGTAACTTTAACCCTCAGCTGTACGAAGGTGTAAAAGAAGCCCTCACCGAGACCTTTTCACCCCTGTTTGCCGAAGACGCTATTGTCTGCAAGCTGCCTCAGACGTTCCTTTTGACCTGCGAGTTCGACATCCTTCGGGACGACGGGCTGCTTTACTTGAAACGGCTGAGGGACAACCACGTGCCAGTAACCTGGAGCCACGTAGAAAACGGCGTCCACGGCATAGCCATCGCTTTTGGCTATTGCTTGCTGTCCTTCCCTTCGGCCAGAAGAGTTGTGCATGACGTCTGCAATTTTATCAGACGCTTGTGA